A region of the Microcystis aeruginosa FD4 genome:
GATCGCACAAGAGGAATTAGAACATTTTGAACAGGTAAATCAATGGTTAGATAAATGGGGAATTCCCCTCGCTCCCTTGAATTCTCCCCCTTATGGTGCTAAATTAAAGGCGCAGATTCGTCACCAAGAACCCGATCGCCTTTTGGATTCGCTGCTAATATCAGCTTTAATCGAGGCGCGTTCCCACGAAAGATTGGGTTTATTGGGAGAATATTGTCCCGATCCCGATTTAGGCAAATTTTATCGCAGTCTCATGGCTTCCGAAGCGCGTCATTATGGTATTTATTGGCTCTTAGCAGCGGATTATTTTGAACGGACAGTGATCGAGCAACGTTTAGAAACCCTAGGGGCGATCGAAAGTGAAATTCTCATTACTCTGCACCCAGAACCTCGTATTCATAGTTGATTGCACTAATAGAGACAAACCCTATCTAAATTACTCGTTCAACTCAATTTCTCTCTTAGAAAAGGGTAAATCTTGATTAATTGCCTCAATTTCTTCCTGTTCCATTTGATTAATTTCTTGGATATAATTGCGGAGAATTTGAGTCATTTTAGGGTGATAGAAACGGTGTAAACTGTGATTAGCAGTGGCAGGAAAACCCCGTCTTTTTTTATGTTGTCCTCCCGCACCGGGGTCAAACATGGTAATATTTTGACTAATTGCCCAATCGATCGGTTGATAGTAACAAGCTTCAAAATGTAAACAGTCGTACTCTTGAAAACTGCCCCAGTAACGACCATAAAGATTAGTATCTTTGCGAATACAAAAAGATAAACCCACGGGTTTAGTATCCTTTTCATTCTGATAGGCAGTAATCAAAACCACTCGCTGACGATAATTCGGATATAATTGTTCAAAAAATTTGTGTGTCAGGTATTTACTTCCCCAGTAAAATTTATCACAGGTACTGCTATAAAACCGATAAATTAACGGGAACAAATGATGGGGAATTTCTTCGGCAGCCAGAGTTTTAATAATTAACCCCGCATTAGTCACAGCTTTCCGTTCCCGTTTAATATTGCGGCGTTGATTAGCATTAAAAGCTGTCAGATAATCTTCAAAACTTTGAAAACCTTTGTTATTCCAGATATAACTATGGTGTAACCAAGGAGTAAAGCCAAAATTTTCCATGAAAATTCGCCATTGGGGATCGACAAAAAGAAAATGACAACCCGACAGATTATTTTGATCACAAAAATGATCAATCGCCGCTATCATTAAAGCAGTAATCTCCAGTTCATTTTCCCCCGGAGCAATTAAAAAACGATAACCCACCGCAGGAGTAAAAGGGGTCATTCCTAACAGTTTCGGATAGTATCTAATCCCCAAACGATGGGAAAGATCTGCCCATTGGTGGTCAAAGACAAATTCACCATAACTATGACTTTTAATATACAAAGGAGCGGCGGCAATTAACTCAGCACCGCACCAAACTGTTAGATGAGCAGGTTGCCACCCGGTGCGTCCCGTGGCGCTGCCAGAAGTTTCGATATTATGTAACCATTCCCACTCTAGAAAGGGAGTAGTTAGGGGTTGAGCGAGAGCATCCCATTTTTGTTGGGGAATCTCACTCATTTTATCAATCCAAGCGACAGAATATTGGGGTTTAAGCTGTTCTACCATGGGACAAGATAAGTCAACCTTTTTATTTAAGGTAATCTAGTTTTGAGATTTATGGGACTGCCGTTGAAGGGAATAATGTAAGAAAATTTCTTCTTCCAGGGTTTCCACGCTCAAAAGTCGTAATTTTCTGGCAGAATCAGCCATAAATCCAGTCCCTCCCAGGGGAGTTGCCGCTTTATTGCCTCCTAACAGCAACGGACAAATAGTTAGATAGATTTCATCGATTAAATCTTCAGCTAAAAGAGAGGCAATTAATTCACCTCCTCCCAGAATCGCCAGCTTTTTGATACCTAAAAGGGTAAATTGACTAAAAATAGCCTTCCAATCACCGCAAACTAAGACAAGCTCAAATAAATCCCGATTTTCCCATGCTGCCACTTTTTCCGCTGCCGTGATTAACCAGCGAGGGAAAGGCTGCTGAAAAAATTTCATCCGGGGATCAAGCTGGCCTGAATGAGAACAAACGATCTGTATCGGCTGCGGAGATAATCCCCGTTGTTGACGGTATGCGAGAAAATCGGGATGACGGATAGGAAGACTGGTGTGATAAGCGCGCAGGGTGTTAGCACCGAATAAAGCGGCATCCATGCGCGATAAATGTTGTTCTAGACGCATTTTATCGGTAGCAGAAGCAAATCTGGCCGCTGACTGGTATGCGTCGGCAATTTTACCATCGGCACTCATGGCTAAAATAACGGTGGTGTGAGGACGATTCATGGCAAATGATGAGGGATATCACCCAGTCCGATTGGTTAATAGGCTAGTATAGTCTGGAGTTTGATAGCAAGAATCAAACTAATTTCCGCCTATGCCTATCGGTCAATCCTCCTTTCGTCGTATTCTGCTCTCTCGCTTACTCTTGGTTAGTGTTCCTGTACTACTGATAGGGGTTTATATCACCTATCGTAAGGCGCGATCGGCTTTTTTGGAAACGGCCCGTCAAAATCTCACCGAAAGTGCCATCAGAAAAGCAGACAATATTGACCAATCAATTCAATTTTTGCTGGCCAATCTGATCACTGCGGGGGAAAGTCTGGTTTTAAAACAGGGAAACTTAGCCGAAAAAAAAGCTTTTTTACAACAATTCACAGCGCCGCTTCCTTATCAGATTAACTGTGTGGAATTAATTGATATTAAGACCAAGAAATCTTTATTAAATCAAGCCTGTGAACCAGAAATTATCAAAGCTTTGCCTCTAGAAAGATGGACAGAAAAACGGACTAGCTTTGCTGGTAATATCGAAAATATTTTAGT
Encoded here:
- a CDS encoding RibD family protein; its protein translation is MNRPHTTVILAMSADGKIADAYQSAARFASATDKMRLEQHLSRMDAALFGANTLRAYHTSLPIRHPDFLAYRQQRGLSPQPIQIVCSHSGQLDPRMKFFQQPFPRWLITAAEKVAAWENRDLFELVLVCGDWKAIFSQFTLLGIKKLAILGGGELIASLLAEDLIDEIYLTICPLLLGGNKAATPLGGTGFMADSARKLRLLSVETLEEEIFLHYSLQRQSHKSQN
- a CDS encoding tRNA-(ms[2]io[6]A)-hydroxylase; translated protein: MGKINLLVTATSEDWIEQAINNLGIILLDHSHCERKAAGVALNLMFRYPSYASLVRKLTAIAQEELEHFEQVNQWLDKWGIPLAPLNSPPYGAKLKAQIRHQEPDRLLDSLLISALIEARSHERLGLLGEYCPDPDLGKFYRSLMASEARHYGIYWLLAADYFERTVIEQRLETLGAIESEILITLHPEPRIHS
- a CDS encoding GNAT family N-acetyltransferase; its protein translation is MVEQLKPQYSVAWIDKMSEIPQQKWDALAQPLTTPFLEWEWLHNIETSGSATGRTGWQPAHLTVWCGAELIAAAPLYIKSHSYGEFVFDHQWADLSHRLGIRYYPKLLGMTPFTPAVGYRFLIAPGENELEITALMIAAIDHFCDQNNLSGCHFLFVDPQWRIFMENFGFTPWLHHSYIWNNKGFQSFEDYLTAFNANQRRNIKRERKAVTNAGLIIKTLAAEEIPHHLFPLIYRFYSSTCDKFYWGSKYLTHKFFEQLYPNYRQRVVLITAYQNEKDTKPVGLSFCIRKDTNLYGRYWGSFQEYDCLHFEACYYQPIDWAISQNITMFDPGAGGQHKKRRGFPATANHSLHRFYHPKMTQILRNYIQEINQMEQEEIEAINQDLPFSKREIELNE